Proteins from a genomic interval of Capsicum annuum cultivar UCD-10X-F1 chromosome 4, UCD10Xv1.1, whole genome shotgun sequence:
- the LOC107867743 gene encoding probable galacturonosyltransferase 10 (The sequence of the model RefSeq protein was modified relative to this genomic sequence to represent the inferred CDS: added 151 bases not found in genome assembly) yields MRRRNSDFRRPVRRRFSNVFWLTLCGLAVLLLIILLSRETRDSSSRLVYTKRPYRHDRIADGLNITEEMLRPESVARQINDQISLAKAILVIAKESNNLQFAWELSAQIRNSQMLLSNAASRRSPLTNRESETAIRDMALLLYQAQQLHYDSATMFMRLKAKIQSLEEQTNSFSEKSSKYGQIAAEEVPKSLYCLGVRLTAEWFRSSNLQKKLKEEKLAAAKLVDTGLYHFCVFSDNILATSVVVNSTAMNSKNPDMVVFHLVTDEVNYAAMKAWFAMNSFRGVTVDVQKIEDFSWLNASYVPVLKQLQDSDTQNYYFSGNHDNSRTPIKFRNPKYLSMLNHLRFYIPEVFPALKKVLFLDDDVVVQKDLSPLFSTDLNGNVNGAVETCMETFHRYHKYLNYSHPLIRQHFDPDACGWAFGMNVFDLVEWRKRNVTGIYHYWQEKNVDRTLWKLGTLPPGLLTFYGLTEALNPSWHVLGFGYTNVDSKLVEKGAVLHFNGNSKPWLKIGIEKYKPLWDKYVDYGHPLLQQCNFH; encoded by the coding sequence agagaCCGTATAGACATGATAGAATTGCAGATGGTCTCAACATCACTGAAGAAATGCTGAGGCCTGAATCGGTGGCAAGACAAATTAATGATCAGATTTCTCTTGCAAAGGCAATTCTTGTAATTGCAAAAGAAAGCAACAACCTTCAATTTGCATGGGAACTAAGTGCTCAAATACGCAACTCACAGATGCTTCTTTCTAATGCTGCTTCTAGAAGAAGTCCCTTGACAAACAGAGAATCAGAAACTGCAATTCGAGATATGGCACTTCTGCTCTACCAAGCACAGCAACTTCACTATGACAGTGCAACCATGTTTATGAGACTGAAAGCTAAAATCCAAAGCCTTGAAGAACAGACGAATTCCTTCAGTGAGAAGAGTTCAAAATATGGACAAATTGCTGCTGAAGAAGTCCCCAAAAGTCTATACTGCCTTGGCGTCCGGCTAACAGCTGAATGGTTCAGAAGTTCCAATTTGCAGAAAAAACTCAAGGAAGAAAAGCTAGCAGCTGCCAAACTTGTGGACACAGGTTTGTATCATTTCTGTGTATTCTCGGACAACATCCTTGCAACTTCAGTTGTGGTGAATTCAACGGCTATGAATTCCAAGAATCCTGATATGGTGGTCTTCCACCTTGTAACGGACGAGGTGAACTATGCTGCAATGAAGGCATGGTTCGCCATGAACAGTTTCCGAGGAGTGACTGTTGATGTACAAAAGATAGAAGACTTTAGTTGGTTAAATGCTTCGTATGTACCTGTTCTCAAACAACTTCAAGACTCTGACACCCAGAACTACTACTTTTCTGGCAACCATGATAACAGTCGAACTCCAATCAAGTTCAGAAACCCTAAATATCTATCGATGCTTAACCATCTGAGATTCTATATCCCAGAAGTTTTTCCTGCACTTAAGAAGGTTCTATttcttgatgatgatgttgtaGTGCAGAAGGATCTTTCACCCCTATTTTCCACAGACTTGAATGGCAATGTAAATGGTGCAGTGGAGACATGTATGGAGACATTCCATAGATATCACAAGTACCTAAATTATTCTCACCCACTTATTCGTCAACATTTTGATCCTGATGCGTGTGGGTGGGCCTTTGGGATGAATGTTTTCGACTTGGTTGAGTGGCGAAAAAGGAATGTTACTGGCATATACCATTACTGGCAGGAAAAGAACGTGGACCGCACTTTGTGGAAGCTTGGCACTTTACCACCAGGACTGCTGACCTTCTATGGATTGACAGAGGCTTTGAATCCTTCATGGCATGTCTTAGGTTTTGGTTACACGAATGTTGATTCCAAATTGGTAGAAAAGGGAGCTGTGCTGCACTTTAATGGTAACTCAAAACCCTGGTTGAAGATTGGAATTGAGAAGTACAAGCCGCTCTGGGACAAATATGTTGATTATGGTCATCCTTTATTACAACAATGTAATTTTCATTAA